One genomic segment of Schistosoma haematobium chromosome 6, whole genome shotgun sequence includes these proteins:
- the GUK1_2 gene encoding guanylate kinase (EggNog:ENOG410V63K~COG:S): protein MTDLPIYVFTGPSGAGKSTLLQMLLEKFPNSFGFSVSHTTRKPRPGERDGVDYHFTDRDSFLSEVFQRNFLEYAEFAGNFYGTSRLAVESVLNAGRICILDVEIQGVKSIHAIQPPLNAQYILIRPSSISELEKRLRGRGTETEETLSKRLARAREDITFSETEEGQKLFTKIIINDDLNTGYKELENFVLPAVKCTKCAL from the exons ATGACCGATCTGCCGATCTATGTGTTCACCGGACCTTCTGGGGCTGGTAAAAGCACGCTACTACAAATGTTGCTGGAGAAGTTTCCCAATAGTTTTGGATTCAGTGTATCTCATACAACGCGAAAACCACGCCCGGGGGAAAGAGATGGAGTAGATTATCACTTCACTGACAGAGACTCGTTTTTGAGTGAGGTTTTCCAGAGGAATTTTCTTGAGTATGCGGAATTTGCTGGGAACTTTTATGGAACATCAAGATTAGCTGTTGAATCA GTACTTAATGCTGGTCGCATATGTATTTTAGATGTTGAAATACAGGGAGTTAAAAGTATCCATGCAATTCAACCACCGTTGAATGCTCAATACATCCTTATTCGTCCATCTTCAATTAGTGAATTAGAAAAGCGTTTACGTGGCCGAGGAACAGAAACTGAAGAAACTCTATCTAAGCGGCTTGCTCGGGCTCGTGAAGATATTACGTTCTCTGAAACTGAAGAAGGCCAGAAACTATTCacaaaaattataattaatgatGATCTCAACACTGGATATAAAGAGTTGGAAAATTTTGTTCTCCCAGCTGTTAAATGTACTAAATGTGCGTTATAA